A DNA window from Fragaria vesca subsp. vesca linkage group LG3, FraVesHawaii_1.0, whole genome shotgun sequence contains the following coding sequences:
- the LOC101301084 gene encoding uncharacterized protein LOC101301084 isoform 1, producing MIDRGTQTYMVYDPIYEINQCIRHTSESDRCFSKPSIICMLGYNSTSQHIYVYLLYTECKSHDIASGIQSGHACCRFKLVQRVALLAMATTATISAGRRYAPEDATLPK from the exons ATGATCGATCGAGGCACCCAAACCTATATGGTTTATGATCCTATATATGAAATCAATCAGTGTATTCGTCACACTTCTGAATCAGATCGATGCTTTTCCAAACCTTCTATCATATGCATGTTGGGGTACAACTCTACCAGCCAACACATATATGTTTACCTGCTATATACTGAGTGCAAGTCACACGATATTGCTTCCGGGATTCAATCCGGGCACGCATGCTGCCGATTCAAATTAGTTCAGAG GGTAGCGTTACTTGCCATGGCTACCACTGCAACTATCTCTGCTGGTCGTCGATATGCGCCAGAGGACGCAACTCTCCCGAAATGA